The region CGAGGCCGCCCATATTAGGCCGTAAAGAACGCGGTCGAGGTGGCTCAGGTAGAGCGGAAATACCATTATCATTATGGAGAAGGAGAAGCGAATCAAGAACGTGGCCGCGTAGAGCGGCCAGAGAAGGCCAGTTTCTCCTCCATGCCTCCCTTTCCCGCTCATCGCTACCGGATGGACCGGGGTGTAATAAGAATTTATTGGCGGGCAAAAGGTGATAAATAGAGCCGGGCGCCATCAGGGAGCGATGAGAATTTATGCCGAGACCTACGGATGCTCCCTGAACAGGGGCGAGAGCCGGGAGATGCTCGAAGCGGCGGAGGAGCGGGGGCACCGGATAGTGGCTTCGGTCGAGGAGGCCGATGTTCTCATTCTAGACACCTGCACCGTGATTCAGACCACGGAGAACAGGATGCTGGACAGACTCAGACTGATGGCCCGGGCGGGAAAGCCCGTCGTCGTGGCGGGCTGTATGGCCTCCGCGCGGCCGGCGAGGGTGAGGGCGATCTGCGCCGGCGCAATTCTGCTCCCGCCGGACAAGCGGCGCGAGCTCCCCTCCTTATTAGAAACCCTGCGATGGCTCGTCCAAGCCGTGAACTCCTCGCCGGTGTCCGAGATGCCCGGCGGCGACCCTGAGAAGGGGCAGGAGGGTGAGGCCGGAGGGAAGGCGGCTGGAGCCGTGGGGGTGCTCTCGCCCGTAGTGCGTCCGGAAGGAGGAACTCTCCTTCGCGGTCCGGGACCGGGCGAGGCGGTCTGGGCCGAGCTACCCATAGCGAGCGGCTGCACCGGTGGATGCACCTATTGCATCACGAGAATCGCCCGAGGGAAGCTCAGCAGCAGGAGCGTTGAGAGCCTCGTTGAGAGGGCGGCGGTTCTCCTTCGCAGGGGATACCGGGAGCTGAGGCTGGCAGCCCAAGACACCGCCACGTACGGCGTGGATATCCACACAAGCCTTCCGGAGCTCGTGTCCGGAATATGCTCGCTCGATGGAAACTTCCGGGTTAGGATAGGGATGATGAACCCCGGCAGTGCTCTGAGAATTCTTCCGGCGCTCATAGAGGTCATGCGGAGGCCGAAGGTCTTCAGGTTTCTTCACGTCCCCGTTCAGAGCGGTGACGATGGGATGCTCGAGGCGATGGGGCGCGGCTACACGGTCGAGGATTTCATGAAGGTCGTCGGGAAATTCAGGGAGGCGTTTCCCCTCGGCCTCCTCGCCACAGATGTGATTGTCGGCTTCCCGGGGGAGGGGGAAAGGGAATTCACCGCAACCCTCTCCCTCATTGAACAGACGGCGCCGGATATAATCAACATCAAGGCCTACTCCCCGAGGCCCGGGACGGCCGCGTGCCGCCTGCCGGGAAGACCGCCCCACTTGGAGGTTCGGCGGAGGATTTCGAGGCTAAGAGAGCTCCAAAGAAGAATCTCGCTGAAGAACAACGAGCGGCTTGTGGGAAGGGTGGAGGAGGTGCTTGTGAGCGAGATGGGCGCCAATGGAGGTGCGCTCGGAAGGACCGGGGGATACTATCCCGTGATTATTCCAGGCGGACCCGCTCCGGGGAGCATCTGCAATGTCAAAATCAGCGCGGCGAGGCCCGGATATGTTTTGGGGGAGGCGGTGACCGGGTAAGTGGGAGTGATGCGGCGATCGGGCGGACGCGGCGGTCGAGTAGTCGAGAGAAAGAGAAGAGAGAATAGTGAGAATATATTCAAATAACATTTAAATTGATAATTACTCTATACTTTTTATAGGAGCTGAAAGTATGGGAAGGGCGCCTCTATGGCTCATCTGTTTGCTCTCGGTCCTCTGTGCAGCGGGGTTCCAGTTTGCGGGGAACTGGAGGGGTGTGGAGCCGCGCTCGGCAGATTCAACAGCCCTAGTGGAGCCCTTAGAGTGGCCCCACGCTGCGTCGGCCTCATCTCTGGAGGGTCCCAGAAACCTCGTGGCCCCTCCCCCATGGACCGGATACAATGCCTCCGACCCCCTCCACAAAATCAACAAGGAGCGCTTCCCCCAGTCCCCCTCGCCGCTCAACGCCGTCACTGGCAACGCTACAGTTCTTGTAATTCTCATCAAATTCAGTGACGTGAGCAATTCAAGCTCCCACACCCCGGCCTATTTTGAGAACCTCCTCTTCAACACGAGCCAGAACAGCATGGCGAAGTATTTCGCGGACAACTCCTTCAACACCTTCAACGTGAGCGGGACGGTGACTTCTAAGTTCTACACCGCCAACAACACGGAGGCCTGGTACGGGACCTACGAATTCTCCAGCCCCCCCGCCTCAGGCTATGGGAACGCCCAGAACCTGACCCTCGAGGCCGTCCTGAAGGCGGACGCGGACATAGACTACTCTAAATTCGACAAAGACGGCGATGGATACGTCGACCATCTAGTGATTGTCCACTCGGGTAAGGACGACGCCAACGACGGCGACTATAGCGGCCCCGCCGGCGACCCGCAGATGTGGTCTCACGCGTGGGCGATGAGCTCCGTCGTCTATCTGGACGGCGTGAAGC is a window of Thermoplasmata archaeon DNA encoding:
- a CDS encoding tRNA (N(6)-L-threonylcarbamoyladenosine(37)-C(2))-methylthiotransferase, whose product is MRIYAETYGCSLNRGESREMLEAAEERGHRIVASVEEADVLILDTCTVIQTTENRMLDRLRLMARAGKPVVVAGCMASARPARVRAICAGAILLPPDKRRELPSLLETLRWLVQAVNSSPVSEMPGGDPEKGQEGEAGGKAAGAVGVLSPVVRPEGGTLLRGPGPGEAVWAELPIASGCTGGCTYCITRIARGKLSSRSVESLVERAAVLLRRGYRELRLAAQDTATYGVDIHTSLPELVSGICSLDGNFRVRIGMMNPGSALRILPALIEVMRRPKVFRFLHVPVQSGDDGMLEAMGRGYTVEDFMKVVGKFREAFPLGLLATDVIVGFPGEGEREFTATLSLIEQTAPDIINIKAYSPRPGTAACRLPGRPPHLEVRRRISRLRELQRRISLKNNERLVGRVEEVLVSEMGANGGALGRTGGYYPVIIPGGPAPGSICNVKISAARPGYVLGEAVTG